A DNA window from Bacillota bacterium contains the following coding sequences:
- the rsmH gene encoding 16S rRNA (cytosine(1402)-N(4))-methyltransferase RsmH: protein MITMNSHTPVMVREVLELLRPQPGEFIVDATVGLGGHSVEIAPRLIPSGWLIGIDRDPGALETAARRLEQFSGAIRVTLVHADFRDLPRVLSERGLEGADGILYDLGVSSMQLDSAERGFSFRFDAPLDMRMDPSQPGITAADIVNRWSEMDLRRLIQEYGEEPAAARIARAIVQNRPILTTQQLATLVAKAIGRRGGHIHPATRTFQALRIAVNRELEGLQEAIEQAVHCLLPGGRIVVLTYHSLEARAVKRAFQRLSGRCICPPHVPECQCGAERLIRLLTPHALKPNAEEVAVNPRSRSAQCRAAERLAD from the coding sequence ATGATAACCATGAACAGTCATACACCGGTGATGGTGCGCGAGGTACTGGAACTGCTCCGTCCGCAGCCTGGAGAATTCATTGTGGATGCTACGGTGGGGCTGGGTGGACATTCGGTGGAGATTGCTCCCCGCCTGATACCGAGCGGCTGGCTTATCGGCATTGACCGCGACCCGGGCGCGCTGGAGACCGCTGCCCGTCGGCTCGAGCAGTTCAGTGGAGCCATCCGTGTGACGCTGGTTCACGCGGACTTTCGCGATTTGCCCCGGGTGCTGAGTGAGCGTGGGCTGGAAGGAGCAGACGGTATCCTGTATGACCTCGGTGTGAGTTCGATGCAGCTGGATAGTGCGGAACGCGGTTTCAGCTTCCGTTTCGACGCGCCGCTGGACATGCGCATGGACCCAAGCCAGCCGGGCATTACCGCGGCCGACATCGTGAACCGGTGGAGTGAGATGGACCTGCGCCGGCTCATACAGGAGTACGGAGAGGAGCCTGCCGCCGCTCGCATTGCCCGTGCGATTGTGCAAAATCGCCCGATACTGACCACTCAGCAGCTCGCGACGCTGGTAGCCAAGGCGATAGGGCGCCGTGGTGGGCACATCCATCCGGCAACGCGGACGTTTCAGGCTTTGCGCATCGCGGTCAACCGTGAACTGGAGGGCTTGCAGGAGGCAATCGAGCAGGCGGTTCATTGCCTGCTGCCGGGCGGGCGCATCGTCGTGCTGACTTACCATTCGTTAGAGGCGCGTGCGGTTAAACGGGCGTTTCAGCGGTTGAGCGGCCGGTGTATTTGTCCACCTCATGTGCCTGAGTGCCAGTGTGGAGCAGAGCGGTTGATACGCCTTCTGACACCACATGCACTCAAGCCAAATGCAGAGGAGGTCGCTGTCAATCCGCGCTCTCGCAGTGCGCAGTGCCGTGCTGCCGAGAGGCTTGCGGATTAG
- a CDS encoding penicillin-binding protein 2 translates to MAVRRRRRPFTLEDARWRLLLTGWLITLLFFGAWARLLYLQTAKADALRAQAERYGGLRKKRWTVYGMRGTIRDRLGNVLAMDVMSVSIYVRPKAVTDARSVARQLSPFVGKPAAEIEREILERKRRIEEAEKQRMFGQGSGFNTPVAPSFTLKKDLVGEPARRLKEAMADERRRVAKAIRDSARLRRPVQVTSWLDGVDVVDEPSRHYPYRAMASALIGFTDTDGRGAEGLEHLYDNVLAATHGEVEGVLGSRGHIMPGTRVVRRLGVDGGDVQLTIDANIQSIAESCLQEVMEKHQPAGACAIVMDVQSGDLLAVANMPRVDLNNWVQELKKYGQRVMHNMAMKFLFEPGSTFKPITIATAMQAGVVGEGSRFHCSGSMKIGKHTIHCARHGGSRAHGHQTLRDVVAHSCNIATAQIGMRLGSSALYETTERFGLLEKPVKGSEAGRLEKPRRWQKIRLANVAFGQGLQVTPLGLAAAYAAIANDGVYVKPRLLLNEPVETHAVLSPEVARQMRDYLRAVVDEGTGKLAEVKGYEIAGKTGTAQKVIPGRRGYAPGKYVASFVGFAPADNPRIVVLVVVDEPRNGYFGGVVAAPAFARITERVLVYLGVPAMHDKQKHIPFSKR, encoded by the coding sequence ATGGCTGTGCGTCGGCGGAGGCGTCCGTTCACCCTTGAGGACGCCCGGTGGAGGTTGCTGCTGACCGGGTGGCTGATAACATTGCTCTTCTTCGGTGCATGGGCGCGTTTGTTGTATCTGCAGACTGCCAAAGCGGATGCTCTGCGTGCCCAGGCCGAGCGGTACGGGGGACTGCGCAAAAAGAGGTGGACAGTGTACGGGATGCGCGGAACCATCAGAGACCGTCTGGGTAACGTGCTTGCCATGGATGTGATGTCCGTGTCGATTTATGTCCGTCCCAAAGCGGTCACCGATGCGCGATCCGTGGCACGCCAGCTCAGCCCCTTTGTCGGCAAACCAGCTGCGGAGATTGAGCGAGAGATTCTCGAGAGGAAGAGGCGCATCGAGGAAGCCGAAAAGCAACGAATGTTCGGACAGGGTAGCGGATTCAATACACCTGTTGCCCCCTCCTTCACGTTGAAGAAAGACCTGGTGGGCGAACCGGCGAGGCGACTCAAAGAGGCAATGGCGGACGAGCGGAGACGGGTGGCAAAAGCTATCCGTGACTCCGCGCGTCTAAGGCGCCCTGTTCAGGTGACTTCGTGGCTGGATGGCGTGGACGTGGTGGACGAACCAAGCCGCCATTATCCGTACCGGGCTATGGCTTCTGCGCTCATCGGTTTCACCGATACAGACGGGAGAGGCGCCGAGGGGCTCGAGCACCTTTACGACAACGTGCTTGCTGCCACGCATGGCGAGGTTGAAGGAGTGCTGGGATCTCGCGGGCACATAATGCCAGGTACGCGGGTAGTCAGGCGGCTGGGTGTCGACGGAGGCGACGTGCAACTCACTATCGATGCGAATATCCAGAGCATTGCCGAGAGTTGCCTGCAGGAGGTAATGGAGAAGCACCAGCCCGCAGGAGCCTGTGCCATTGTGATGGATGTGCAAAGCGGTGACCTGCTTGCGGTGGCGAATATGCCTCGTGTCGACCTGAACAACTGGGTTCAAGAACTGAAAAAGTATGGGCAGCGCGTCATGCACAACATGGCGATGAAGTTCCTGTTTGAACCGGGCTCGACGTTCAAGCCCATTACCATCGCCACTGCCATGCAGGCAGGGGTAGTAGGAGAAGGCAGTCGGTTCCATTGTAGTGGCTCCATGAAAATCGGGAAGCATACTATCCATTGTGCCCGGCACGGTGGTTCAAGGGCGCATGGTCACCAGACTCTGCGTGACGTAGTTGCTCATTCCTGTAACATAGCTACTGCCCAGATTGGCATGAGGCTGGGATCTTCTGCTCTGTATGAGACGACTGAGCGGTTCGGTTTGCTGGAAAAGCCTGTTAAGGGTAGCGAAGCAGGCAGGTTAGAAAAACCACGCCGATGGCAGAAGATCCGCCTGGCAAACGTGGCGTTCGGACAGGGTTTACAGGTCACCCCTCTGGGGCTGGCAGCTGCCTACGCCGCGATAGCCAACGATGGAGTGTATGTGAAGCCTCGTCTGTTGTTGAATGAGCCGGTGGAGACCCACGCCGTGCTGTCGCCGGAGGTGGCACGCCAAATGCGCGATTACCTTCGGGCAGTGGTGGACGAGGGCACAGGCAAGCTGGCGGAGGTCAAGGGATATGAGATAGCCGGTAAGACCGGCACGGCGCAGAAGGTGATACCCGGCAGGCGAGGATACGCGCCGGGCAAATATGTTGCCTCTTTCGTAGGGTTTGCCCCGGCTGACAATCCGCGTATTGTGGTGCTGGTTGTAGTGGATGAACCGCGCAATGGTTATTTTGGAGGTGTGGTCGCCGCGCCTGCTTTTGCCCGCATCACCGAGCGGGTGCTGGTGTATCTGGGCGTTCCCGCGATGCATGATAAGCAGAAACACATCCCGTTTTCTAAGCGTTGA